TTGTGGATATCGAGCTATAGCTTTTACTTTAGGCATTGGTGAGGATGGTTGGCCATGGGTTAAGCAAGACATGTTAAGGGTCTAATACACTTAAATGTACTCTTTATGGTTGCAAGTATAATAAATTtagtcaaattaaaataaataaataaatcaaaattccaTGGCATGTCCGATTCTGAAGGATCAGACCTCTTTAGAATATCCGGCCAACCAAATTTGAACAACTTAAGGATATCTAGTTTTATATGTATGGACTTTGTCTAATCTTTTAATATCAGACATACATATTATCATGGTCTAGAGTTCTAGTTAAGGACATATCCTTATTATTCGAACTTCTAGGACCAAACTTTGCTACAGTGTTTGACCTTTGAGGTCACACCACAATATGagggtgattttttttttttaatttctattataCTTTTTCACTATTTCTTGCTTATAAAgacttctccatttttttaaatataaagaaaacataacaaataaaccctaaaagatATACATGTAGTATGTTTTATGGATTCAAATAaaatggtataaaaaaaattaggattgacTATGAACATACCATGAATGGTCTTCTAACATCAAAAGAGCTTCAAAGAAGAAGATTTTCTCTTAGAGTTTATGGtttgaaagaaataaattgagaggaaaaagaaaaagaaaataactttaagaagagaaaaatgagaaggatGTTTTgggcattttaaaaattataagattgatgtactagtttttaatttttaagtaaatgTATAAATAAGGCACATACAAAAAGAGTTTAAATAGATGCAAATATAATTTCCCACTGTCCAATGACTAAAAAATTGGCATCCTGGTTTAGACCTTATTCCTTGTTAGCCCGAGCAAGAGACCACTTTGGGATTGAGCCTCTGCTTGCAGTGATAAGATACCTATGGAAATTGTATATCATCTTTTTATCCAAGAGGGTTCAACTGTATCCAAAGTCCAGAGCACCAAGTTCCTTATCATCtcattgattttgagaaaattttcatgCAAAGCTAGGGAATGGGAGAGGACATATGAGGATATAAAGATTGgacaaaatgagaatgaaaccTAATTTTGCTTGTCTTTATGGTTACAAGTACCAGTCCTGTGGTGAGCATAATGCAGCGAGCATAAGGAACAAGATCTTACCTCAGACCATTTTCAGGCAGTGACACCCTTCGACATTGTTTTTCGATCAGCTCTTTTTATGAAGGGGGAAGATTGACAAGAAGAACATACTGAACTGATCAGGTGCATTTCCTCTATGCTCACGGAAAAGAGATctaacattaaaagaaaaagaaaaaagatgattAACTACAATGGAGCCATTAGTTTTTTCCATGGCTTGACAAGTTGCAGCCTTCACTTCCCTTGTCTATGCTTTGTACAGGGCAGGGACTGGAAGTGGGCAGATTACTTTGTCCAGTAGAGATTGTCTACGTTTCTGCATTCCATGCCTAATGAAAAACACTTCTGCACCTGTAAAGGAAGACAAACATGATTCATGCAACACTGACAAGTTAAAGATGAAAGCATATATCCAATAAGTAGTAAACAAAGAGAGGATGTTCTATGATTTAAGTTATAGCTCTAAATCAAGCCAAATggtggaattaaaaataatttacttagGGATAAAGTTCTAGTGTTGCAAATCTTGATTGGAGCAACAAAAAAGTTACAAGCATAGTTACAGCAAATACTTCCTCTTGGTTCTTTCTTTACACTGTTGTAACATATCTTCATATGTGAGTTTAGTGTCATCAACAAAACTGATCACTCCTAACGTAAGGTGTGTTGCTGTAGCGTGTGTTGATTGCTACGAGTCTTGGCATCTCAAAATGGCAAGAACTCTTTTACTGTGTAACAGCAACAGCTTCTTCGTCATCAGTCTCTGTTTCTGTTGCTGACATTAATGAAGCTGACTGAATCTTTCCAGCATACTCCAGCCGCATTAGAATTACTCCCCTAAATATTATAAAGTGAAAAGAAGTCACCTTCAAGGCAATACCAAGGAaagtcatgaaaaaaatcatgttaACAAATCATGACACGAGTATGTTGCAGAAGAAATATTAAATGAATATAGAAACTATAGATTCCAACGAAGACACTATAGTTCGAATAATTTCAATGGGTAGATAGGCAAATCATCAGCAATTTGATATTGCTTGCTTCAAAATTATAATCCTATTTCTACAAACAAATTCCCAGTCTCAATTTAACACAGTGAGCTGGTTTCAGAGTCTGAACACCACTCGATAAGGGaaagatggaagaaaaaaaagaaaaatgacaaaaacaCAATTCTCAGGCTTTTAGAACactaagaaataataattaatcaGAAACTATATGTGATGCTTCTTGATCTTCTCTAGTACAAAGAACAAGATGGGAAATACACATGCAGGGACATTAAAGCTATGCTTGAAGCGTAGAAATGTTTCTTTTGATGCTATTTTTTACAAGGAACTTTATATTGATCAAAATTTTAGTACCATATTTAAAGATAAGTGGCAGAATACAACCAACCCATTTGTGTTCGGGAAAACAAGAAGGAATCCATTTAAGGTCACAATAATCAAAGGTCACCAAGGGATATTCTTAACTAGGAAGTGTCAAAACAATTCCTTTTCTTGtttataattatcaaaatttgatgAGCAAGATATTTAGCATGCACCATATGGCATGGAGGGTTATCTAGATTAGAGGTGAGCCTGGAAAAACATAATTCTTACATGAATTTTACAAGTATTGCCCAGTTACCATGATTTTTTGACACAAGCTTTTTCGGTTAGAGAGGACCAAATGGGTGCCTTCCTGGACTTATGGGGCAATGCCAGGAGTAGGGTCCCCATAGGTGGACACCACTCTTACTATTCCTTGGTTGACATAAGAAGCTTCAGGACCTTTGAGGATAAATGCAGATCTGCAGAATCACTGTGGGATCCAGTATTCTCTCCTCCTTGGGCCTTTGTCTCTTTAATGATTCATGGGAATTCAGTGAGCATGATCAGTTTAGACAAAAGATTTGCATGCTCCTCAAGCAAGAGGCTTGTGGGGATCTGTTCATAAGTGGAAACTCCCTCCAGCAGATTACCTCAAGCCTAATTTTGATGGCTGCTTGTTGGTAGTCTAGGACATCCTGGATTGGAGATGTATTTAACGACCATACCAGTTAGGTGGTTAAGGCCTTCTCCAAGTATGTTGGGGAGTAGTTGGCTATTGAGGCTGAGATCCTTGCTTCGTTATAAGGCATGAACCATACAAGCAAATAATGAATATAGCTTATGGGAAGTGAGGCCCATGGGAATTAGATTCTAGGGTGCACAATACAATCAACTTAGTTGGGGCTTTGAGGTTTTCCTCCCGAATACCTTGAAGGGTAAATCCCTAAAAATAAGTTGGCTAGACAAGGAGGAGCCTCTAATTTTTGGCAGGGATATTTTGCCACCCTGAGTAGGTTTAACTTTTCAATGTTCTAGTGTGCTGATGTTCCCTTTTTGAAGGATAACTCATCCTTCTTCTGTACTGCTATAttcattttctataaataacTCTTTGTTCAACATAGTTCAACATAGTTGAACCTCTTCAAGCTATATAATAGTTGGTGATTCATGATATTACAAGTCATGCATTTTCAACAGCTGAATTGGAGACTTTCGTACAAAAGTATTGATGTTTTTTTCCACACCAAGCAACTCTAAATACTCAGGTCATTGTTTACTACCATACCACAGTAGCATCATGACATTCATTGTCAATGTCTTCTGAGCATCGTTAAGATATCCAGGCAGCCCATTTGAGACCAAGCAACAAACTCATATCACAAAGATCAGCAAATATAACCCCATAGCCTACCATACCTATTCAGCCTAAAAAGAATTTTCAGAAGAGGATAAGAAGTTACTCATTGCcaaatgtttcaaaaattaaatgaacCAAGAATTTATCCTAATTCAATTTACCTTGCAAACCGTGACTGTATAGAAATATCCCGAACTTTAATTCTATTAATGGTCCCACTTTGGCTCACTAGAACTACTTGTTCATCACTTTCACCATCTTCTGCAAAATAAATTCAGGAGCATTGTTATTAAGTATATGAGCAAAATGAGTACATAATGTCACCAAACTACCTTCAAGTAACTCAGTACATAATATTACCTGTCAGTGAAAACCCAACCACAAACACTGCTGCCAAGTGATCTTCTGCGGAAAACTAAAATACAGCAAAAAGAAAAGGTCAGGCAAACAAAGCAAAATGGACAGCAGGAGATCTCATTTAATTCATGAATAAGCcgatctaatataaaaaatacctTGTAACCTATTAAACCAACTCTATTCAAAGGTGACAAGCGAAATCTACTCAGAGGAACCCGCTTTCCCAGACCGCTCTCAGACACAAACAGTAACCATGGACCATTGAGGTTCCTAGCACTGTGCgaaggaaaaaacaaagaagaataagaagaaaatgcTTGCCAAATTTATCATGGAGATATTACtttgaagataaatatatagaaCTTGATGAAGATCAGAATAGGAAAGTTTTAAAGATGCAATCCCCTAAAAAACAGGAAAGGTCGATGTCATTCAGTACAATTAACACAATACTCTCTTACTGTATAGCTGTCTTGAGTGAAGAGGATCAATCAGAAAAAGGGTTACCAACCTTCAGAAAATTGGACAGAGAGTAGTGCATAAGTATTTCAAACTGGATCATGTGGTGTTATCATGAACTAGAACTTACAACCATAAACTGTACCAAACGATCACTTTCAGTACTATAATACTAATGCCTGGAACAAGACTGCAATATGAGGGCCAAAACACAAGGTTCAATACATAATTCTGATATGATGCATATAGCCAGAGGAATAGTTTAGCACTTATTCGATCTTACTCTAGCAACTATGCAGGGAACCATTTGTTTAGGGTAGACAAAGGACCAGATTTGGATCGGCTCATATAAGACcatccaaaagtggctgacacaATTctgataaattaattataagatTAAAACCCCAACCTGTTTACACAGTTTTTATAATGAGGAAGCTCATTAGTCCTGCTTTACATGAGATTGGAAAACCAGAGATGTGACCATTCTCCAAGATCCATGTATCACATAAACTCGGGACTCAAAACCTGGGACCTCCCATTCTTGACATGGAGTGCCATCCAATTGGGCTGCCCATAGAGGctatttaaatagaatattattaaaatagttatcaacataaaatattaaaacctcAAATTGGGTTAGAAGTCTCTGGATTTTAACCTTGAACCATAATCAAgtcagattttttattttgataatacaTCCATATACATAGATGAGGTAGCATCCAGAAAGCTCAAACCCACAAAAAGCATTCCGATTCAAAAGATTATTAGGAAAATGGTCACCCTACAACAAGAGACGTTATCAGCCTGCTAAAATCAGAAAATTCCAACGAACaacagttttatttttttttatttatatttttatttttcctccagACAGTCTATGGGCTTGGTCACCCCTACCCCCAGCAAATATATCAACTCAGAAGTGAGATATGCAGCCTAGGAATTAAATATAGATGGTGAAAAAGAAACTGATTGTCCCAAATACAGAAATCTCAATAGAAATAATTGTTATCTCATTCCCATGAGGAATGAGGACAGAAATTAGTAGCAGCACATGGGAATTCTATGTAAAACCTTTGGAAAGTGttaataaagataatattatataattatgaacaaaaaaaattgttatctatGAGTATTACATAATAAACATGTTGTACATAGAATGCAAAAATGTGCATGCTAGGCAGCATATAGTAAATGCTTACAAGTACTAATAtcacattatttaattattagtatTCAGGACATCATACAATGATTCAAGTACAATCTATGCAGATACTAGGATGTAATGAAATTAACTTGATACCACAAGGAATGCACAGGTCTTCCCCTTTatgtctttatattttctttttcagtgaATTTTGGtttcatgaatttttcaaaaagtcTTTCCGGTAGATTTTATATGCTTTAGCATTATATTTTACCATGTCAAGATGAAAAATTGCTCATAACCCACCATGTATTTGGACAtaatgtgattttatgattacTAGGTATTATCAGACTGATACTCATATTGCAAAATCAGCAAATTCCACTTGATTTTTTGTCGAAACAATAACAGAGGTCTATTTATAGTAGACCATCCAATATCAGGAATATTTACTTAAATATAACCATTCTAATCAGTAGAACATATGGCAAACATCCAAAATAATGGTAAGGAAATTACCGGCTCTGGCGGTCTTCTAATGCCTTCTCCAAGTCTTTCCGAATTGCTGCTGGTATTATGTCCATGCTTGCCATCTTATCCCCTTGTTTCAATCTCATGGCAATGGACCCCCTAGTATTTCTTCCTAGAGCTCGAATCTGAGTCCACAGCAACCATGGAAGTAAAGGAGAAAACTGAGAACTATGAATACAAATCTTCTGTATACAATTCACAGAATATTGCTACATCATGAAATTAGACCCAGAATAATATAGAGTTTAAAAGTCAAACAAAGGAATTGAGCCAAAAATATTTGTAACAGGGATACATAGAACAgaatcttctttttctctatcaAAACAAGAACACAAATTAATAAGCAAACACTTAAAATGTAAATatactttaataaaattaacaaaatttataccattaAAGATTTAtgattaagagtttgtttgagaGTGATTCTGGTTAAAGTGTTGTTATCTGTAGTGTTTTTATGGTAGCACTTccattagaaacatttttaaaaagaattgttTAGTATTTgaatagaaactaaaaaaaagtgttttgatAGTGTTTTTGATATAACAAAAAAGTGCTTTTTGAAAGAATTACCTATCAAGTGATTGTTTAGGAATTGATTAAGTGATTATTCAGatatttaaaagtgattttaaaaaatttaccaaacacctaattttttaaTGTGCTTCCAAGCATTAGGAAGCATTTTTAACCCCTTTCAAAATCACTTCTAAACGAGCTCTAAATATACAAACCCTTGGTGCATATTACTTATTTACCTACTTATCTATTTCTCATGCAACAAAAGAACAGTTCAGACACCCTTTGTAGAGGTAAggatcaaaatatcaaaaaatactGAAATATTGGCAGttggattttaagaaaatattgaatggaaattaaaaaaaaaaaatattgatgagattgaaattgatcaaaacccatagaaatattgaaaaaaagtccaagaaatgataaaataagcaataatacacattgaagttgttttattgaagaaaaatatctatgcatgattaaatttgaaatatgtgACAGTAatatatagaatttgaaaacaCAACTAAATGTTTATCTATCTAGATTGGATGTATTTAAGGAtataagataaatgatgatatatgtataattattattttttttgtttaaaaatatttataattttatttccaagTATACATTTCTCttatatgtaattattatacaaaagacataaaaaaaatactcataaaaaatattaccataatgatttctatattttcaataatcaattaaatggaatttgaaaaatagataattaaaattaatatatttgctaaaattttattttaatatttaatttttttatatggataCGTAAAAAATCCATATATACAATATGCAtgcataatttaatatttggtgataatcattgtttttttttgggacaACAGGGAAATATCAACGATAAAAGCTAAAAAGTCATCAAAACTTGGTCCAACCAAGTTTTTGCTCCAAATTTCATGTCGACCTCCTCTGAAACACCaatatttcaccaaaattcaGGCAAAAAATCCTGATTTCTGCATCATTTTGAAGAGGTTCTTCCATTTCATAGTGCAGAAAtttgagggagaaaaaaaaacacttctatttctctatttttcgAATTGATTATAGTACCAAAATTTATACATGAATGGCTAAGACCATTGGATACCttagaaaagaaatttaatatttgattttaggaGAGAAAGCCTCTTATAAAATCAGGGAATAAGTTAGAATTGGAAATACAATTGCACCACAAGTGTGACACAACTGTTAACACAGATTTATACTATGGATTTCCACACATAGAAGAACATTACTCAAGTGCATTTTATATGGCACCTTCCAATAGATTTAAAGAAGCATAACTATCTTACTCAAGAAGCTTAAAggtacattatttttcttttccaggtGATCATTTAATTAGCTTTTTTTTGCCAAATGATCATTCAATTACAAATCTTTCCATATATTCTTGTTTCCTATATACTATTGGCAATTGATCTACAcaaatttctaatatatttctctttttgttcttgCACTTGACTTTTGTTTGATACAGAAAATTCTTAACCTTTGGATACAAAAACATGGATTACAAGAAACAAATacttctaaaacaaaaataaataagtgcGTGAaggcattttcttttctattcctatttatttttcattttctgtcTCTTAGCCCATGTTACAGCTATTACTCGATTCCTGCCAACATGGTCAACGTTTGAACAGAAGTTCCCACTTATTAATGGAATGGAAAGAAATTAGTGAACTTACAATCTCACAGGAGCTCAAAATAACCATTCCATTCTGTGAAGCCATGGCCACAAGGTCATCATTGGTACAACAACGGACCCATTTGAGCTCATCACCAGGAACCTGTCAAGTCATTGAAGTCTAAAGGgaacattctttttttttttcaaaagaaaactgCCCATTAAGAAAAAGAGAGGTACAAACCAATTGAATTGCTATGATTCCTGTTGATCGGATTGAGGAGAAAAAATTCAATGATACTTTCTTGATGTATCCATTCATTGTAAGCATCAGTAGAAACTGATCTTCAGCAAACTCACTCACAGGAATTATGGAAGTTATTCTCTCACCATCAGATAAACATAAGATCTGGCATGAGAATGAGAATTATAACAACCTTCTTAAGCAGTTAGAGCAgaagacaaaacaaaaaatataaaataaaacaaaataaatggtgGATACCTGAACCAGTGGTGTGCCTGCAGCAGTTCGGGTGCATTCTGGAATTTTATATGCACGAGCTGAGTACACTATTCCCCTATCACTGAATGGCAGTTTTTGTTCATCAGGCCAAAATAAAAGATAACAGATGAGGTAGAAATGACAATGTCCATTATGTTATCAACCACAATCTAAAGCATAATTGGCAAAGATAGCTATATCTTAGAAATGGAATAAGATGGGAACTGAAGCCCCATGCAAACTGTATTTAAATGAATATCAACAAAAACTCGGTGGTTCTTCAAGAGGTAGACAAACAAGGTAACTAGTTGACTGTTGGGCTTCCCTATAATAAAACTTCAATACCATTCATCTTATTTTGGTACTGTCAAGAACTATATTACTTAACATAAAggagaaataaatatatagaagcTTTCTGGTCATACCAAGGTCGAAAACACACACAAAGTCAAAATCCTTAATTAGCATTTTC
This DNA window, taken from Vitis riparia cultivar Riparia Gloire de Montpellier isolate 1030 chromosome 13, EGFV_Vit.rip_1.0, whole genome shotgun sequence, encodes the following:
- the LOC117928314 gene encoding DNA gyrase subunit A, chloroplastic/mitochondrial-like, with amino-acid sequence MGVPGFSEKSSRMESQGAKEEDKSIMEIVFDLSFWVYLEFGLSERQAEAILDISLRRITRLEREKFVTESKSLMEQISKLQELLSSRKQILQLIEQEAIELKNRFSTPRRSMLEDTDSGQLEDVDVIPNEEMLLAVSEKGYVKRMKPNTFNLQNRGTIGKSVGKLRVNDAMSDFIVCHAHDYVLYFSDRGIVYSARAYKIPECTRTAAGTPLVQILCLSDGERITSIIPVSEFAEDQFLLMLTMNGYIKKVSLNFFSSIRSTGIIAIQLVPGDELKWVRCCTNDDLVAMASQNGMVILSSCEIIRALGRNTRGSIAMRLKQGDKMASMDIIPAAIRKDLEKALEDRQSRARNLNGPWLLFVSESGLGKRVPLSRFRLSPLNRVGLIGYKFSAEDHLAAVFVVGFSLTEDGESDEQVVLVSQSGTINRIKVRDISIQSRFARGVILMRLEYAGKIQSASLMSATETETDDEEAVAVTQ